DNA from Paludisphaera mucosa:
CGGACCAGCGGATGCCCCAGATCACCGGGGTCGAACTGCTGACCCGGCTCAAGTCGCGATATCCGCAGGCCGTGCGGATGCTCTTCACCGGGTTCGCCGACCTGGAGTCGGTGATCGCGGCGATCAACCAAGGGCACGTCTTCCAGTTCATCCGCAAGCCCTGGCAGCCCGAAGAGCTGCTGGAGGCCGTACGGCAGGCCGCCTGCGAGTACGACCGGCTGGAGCAGGCCGCGTCCGAGCGCGAACTGCTCCTGAACGAGATCGACGGGCTCAAGGGCCGGGTGTCGTGCCTGGAATCGCTGGTCCTGCACCTGAAGGATAAGGCCGTCTCCGAACCCGACCCCCTCGGCGCCTGACCGAGGGGCGCGGCCGCGAGGCCGCCGACTTCCGCGTGCGAGCCGGACGGGGACTGCAAACGCATGTCGAAACGGTATGATGGATCTAGGGGTTCCGTCGGCGCGGGCGTCGGCGGCCCCCGGCGGAGCGAGGCGGTTCGAAACGAGGCGGGTCGGGTCGGAGGCTTCGAAGCCTTCCGACGGCGGGCGGAGCGAACCGGATGAAGCGTCGGCATACTCTCCTGATCGTCGACGACGAAGTGGACGTGCTCGAGAGCCTCCGCCACCAGTTCCACCGCGCCTATCGCGTGCTCACCGCGCCCAACGCGTCGTCGGCCCTCCAGATCCTGGGCGAGAACGAGGTCCATCTCATCCTCTCGGACCAGAGGATGCCCGGGATGTCGGGCGACGCCTTGCTGGCCGAGACCAGCCGGCTCCAGCCCGACGCCATCCGGATGCTCTTCACCGGCTACGCCGACATCCAGGCGGTGATCAACGCGGTGAACGAGGGCCACATCTTCCGCTACATCCTCAAGCCCTGGGACGCGGTCGAGCTGGAAGGCGTGATCCGCGAGGCCGCCCAGAAGTACGACCTTCTGGCCGAGCGCAAGGCCCTGATCGCCGAGCTGCAAGAGGCCAACGGCCAGCTCCTCAAGGCCAACGACGAGCTGTCCCGCGTCGACCGCCTCAAGACGGCCTTCATCGAGGTCGCCAGCCACGAGTTCAACACGCCGATCACCCTGGTCCTGGGCCTGACCGAGCTGCTCCGGTTCTCGTCGGCCGGCCGGCCGGCCGAGGAGGCCGAGATCCTCAGGCAGATCACCTCCAGCGGCAGGCAGCTCTCGCGGCTGGTCACCAACATGCTGACGCTGCTGAGGGCCGAGGACTTCCGGCGGACCCTGGAGCGCCGGCCCGTCGAGCTGGCGACGGTGATCCACGGCGTCGTCGACCAGGTCCGGCCCTTCCTCCACGCGCGGGGGATCCAGCCGACCCTGGAGGTCGCCGCCGACCTGGGCGCGTTCGAGATCGACGCCGACAAGGTGGGGGCGGCCCTCGTGAACCTCATGACGAACGCCATCAAGTTCACCCCCGACCGCGGCGCGATCGCGCTTCGGGCCCGTATGGACGGCCCCGACGAGGCGGTGATCGAAGTCGAAGACCACGGCGTGGGCATCGAGCCCGAGGCGTTCCGCCACCTGTTCGAGCCGTTCTTCACCCAGCTCGACCCCAGTTGCCATTCCTCGGGCGACTTCGGGTTCCAGAAGCGGGGCCTGGGCCTCGGCCTGAGCATCGCCAAGCAGTTCGTCGAGATGCACGGCGGCGGCGTCGCGGCGGAGCGCCTGGACGGCGGAGGGACGCGGATGACGGTACGCCTGCCCCGCCGGGGCGAGGCCGCCGCGCCGCCGACCGAGGCCGGGCCCGCCGAGGTCGAACGGGAGACGGCCACCCCCACCTGAGGCCCCTCCGGCCTCGAACCCGGACGCCCCCCCGTCCGGTCCCCCGATCCGCGAGAACCCGATGCCCACAGCGCTCATCGTCGAAGACGAACCGGAAGCCAACAAGCTCTTGGGGATGCTCATCAAGTTGCGCGGCTATCGTTCAGCCTCCGCCTTCAACGGCCGCGAGGCCCAGGAGCAGCTCGGCCGGCACCAGCCCGACGTCCTCTTCCTCGACCTGATGCTGCCCGACCTCAGCGGCTACGACGTCTGTCGCGCGGTGAAGGCGGCCAAGGCGACCTGCCTCATCCCCCTGATCATCGTCTCAGCCCGGATCGCCCAGCGCAACCGGATCGACAGCTACCTCGCGGGCGCCGACGAGTTCGTCGCCAAGCCCTACACCCCCGACCAGATCTTCGAGGCCCTCAAGTACGCCGAGGCCCTGCGCGAGCAGGCCGACCGCGAGCGGATCGAGGGCACGGCCCGGCTCGCCGATCCGGACGACGAGGCGTCGGTCCGCGAGGTCGCGCGGCTCCGCAGCCTCATCCTCGGCCGGACCCCGCTCGACCAGGAGGAGGCCGGCCGGGTCAACGCCCTGATCGCGCAGGCCGAGGACCGGATCGTCGCCTGGTCGGATGCGCATCCCGGCGGCGCGCCCGGGACGCTCCATTACGAGCTGTCCGCCGACCGCCTGGTCCTGACCTTCCGCGAGCCGATCGCGTGGTTCGAAGAGTTGCAGCGGACCCCGGACGACCCGCTCTTCGCCGGCCTCGAACGCTTCCAGGAGGTGTCCCTCGACCGTCGCGAGGGCCGGCTGACCTTGATCAAGCAATGGGCGTGACGCCCTCGGAGCCGTCTTCATGACGACCTCGATCGACGTCGAGAGCGTGGCCCGGGCGCTCGCCGACCCCGCCGGCCTCGAACGCCTGAGGCGGCGGCACCGCGAGGAGGCCCGGGCGGACCTGGACCGGATCCACCCCACCTGGCTCGTCCGCGCGCTCCAGGACGAGTCCCCCGCCGTCCGCTCCGTCGTCGCCGCCCACGGCCCCGAGGGCCTCGGCCGGGCCCTTCCGTCGGCCGGAGGTCTCCCCGCGCCCGACCGCCCGCCGCACCCCGAGGTCCTGACGTGGGTGCTCTCGCTCTGGGCCGAACGCCTGGTGGGAGGTTCCGACCGCGACGACCATCCCCCGGTGATCGCCGCACTGACGCGCACCTCGCCGCGCGAGGCTTACCGATTATGGCGCGGCGTCGGCCTCGTGAAGTCGGCCCTGGCCCGCGAGGGCGGGGGCCCGGGCTGGGTGGAGGAACGACTGGGGAAGCCCTCGCCAGAGACCCGCGTCTGGGCCGCTCGCGACGCGGCGGCCGTCGCGCGCTCCGGGGTTACCGGCATTCGAGGCGCGGCCCTGCTGGGCCTCGTCACGGCGTTCCGCCTGCTCCCGGCTTGCGAGCCGTTCGTGATGCGTTGGGCGCTCCAGCGGCTGCCTTATCCGATCGTCCGCCAGGCCCGCGGCGTCGCGCCGCAGTCGTCGCGACCTTCGCCTGCGGTCTTGCGGTTGGAAGGCCTCATCCTGAAGACCGCCTGGGACCGAGTCGACCGCGAAGGCCGCATCCTCACTCCGCATCCCGCGCCGGCAGCCAGGAGCGACGATGAGCGCTGACGCCGCCGAGCCCTCCGACGTTTGGGACGGCCTCCCCCGGCTCTCGGTCCGATCGCTCGCGCTGGAGCGGCGGGTCGAGGCCTGGCGCGAGGGCGATCCGATCCGGTCGGCCTTCGCATGGCTTGGCGCGGCGGGGCTGCCGGGCGTCGCGTTCGACCGGCCCGAGGTCGAGCCCCGGGCGTCGGCGCTGACGAGGCCGGGGCTGGTCGCGCAGCTCCGCTGGCCCCGGCTGCGGACCCGCCTGGCCTTCGGGGTCGAGGTGCCGATCGTCCACGCCGTCGTCGACGGCCTCCTCGGGTTCGAACGGCCCTTCGCCGACGCCCGGCTCCAGACCACGCCCGTCGAGTGGGGCGTCTGGACCTACCTCGTCGTCCGCTCGTTGGAGGCGATCCAGGCGGCCGGCGCGAGCCCTTTCCGCCTCGGCGGCCGGGCCGAGGACGACGCCTTCGACGCCTCGATCGACCGCGTCGGCCCCAGCCCGTTCGACGTCGAGGGCCTCGGCGACCTCGTCACGATCCGCTGGGCCGTTCGCGTGGGGCAGGTGGCCGGCGCGGTGCGGCTCTGGCTCCCGGCCACGCTGGCCGAGTACTGGGTCGTCCCCGAGACATCGGCGAGGTCGCGACGGCCGTTCCCGCCCGGGGCCGTCGAGACGTCGTCCGACTGGCGGGCCGTCGCCGGCTCGTCGGCGATGCCGCTCGGACTGGGCCGGCTCCGCGCCGGGGCCGTGCTGCCGCTCGCCGGTTCGCGGCTGGCCGGGCGTCCCGACGAACCGTCAGGCGCGCTCGACCTGGTCTGCCGAGGGGGCGACGGCTCGGAGTATCGGATCGCCGTCGAATACGCCCCCGGCTCCGCGGGCCGTCGGGTCCGCGTCGCCGGCCCGCTCCTCCATCCGACCCACCCGGGAGACGCCCGAATGAGCCCCGAATCGAACCGTCCCGCAAGCCCCGTCGTCGACCCGCTCGACGCCCCGGTGACCCTGACCGTCGAGCTGGGCCGCGTCAGCCTGCCCCTCAGCAAGCTGGCCGACCTCAAGCCGGGCGAGGTCATCGAGCTGAATCGCCACAGCCGGGAGCCCGTCGAGATCACTTCGAACGGCCGCCTCGTCGCGCGCGGGGACCTGATCCTGATCGACACCGAGATGGGCGTCCGCGTGACGAGCGTCTTCCTCTGATCCGATCGATCAGAACGGGTACACGACCTGGATCAGGGCCTGGAGCCCCAGGGTCTGGAGGCCAATCAAAACGACGGTGACGAAGACGGCCCTCGGCCCGCCGCCGAGCCGGGTGAGGCCGACGCCCGCGGCCGTGAACAGGGGGGGGAGGAAGATCATCCAGAGGCGGGCGACCTCGCCGAGGTTGCGGCCCGTCAGGTTGGCGAGGGTCAGCACGCCCAGGCCGCACCAGAAGGCGCGGGGCACGTAGCGGCGGTCGCCGAAGGCGCCGGTCAGGCACCAGACGACCGTCGGCAGGCCCATCGCCACCGCCAGCTCGACCGGGTTGACGAGCACCCAGGCGAGGTACGAGCGGTGCATCTCCAGGTAGAACCGGGCGTGATGGTAGAGGTTCCAGCGCCAGACCACGAGGGGGTCGGCACGGGTCGCAAGCCAGGCGGATCCCACGAACGCGAGGAAGCCGACGCCGATCCAGGCGATGACCTGGAACCGCCGCGGCCACGAGACCGACCGGGTCGCCAGGACGACGAGGGCGACGATCAGGCCGATGGGCAGGAAGGCGAGCGTGAACATCATCCCGAACGCCATCACCACACCTGAGATAACCGCCAGCAAGGCCGACGCCCAGGCCCCCGAGCCGGGCGAAGGCCGCAGCCGGGCCGACCAGGCGGCCGTCGCCAGCGCGGTGGCCGAGAGCAGGGGATACGCCGAGTCGGCCAGCGGCTGGAACAGGTTCAGGGCCGGCGCCAGCGGCCAGAAGGCTGCCGAGGCCCACGCCAATTGCGGCGGCAGCGACTCCCGCGCCAGCAGGTACAGCGGCGCGACGGTCCCGGCGCAGGCGAGCAGCGTGATCAGGCTCACCAGGTAGATCTCGGCCCGGTCGGCCCGCGGGATCGTCTTCTGGTGCAAGACCTCCAACTGCCGAAAGGCCGACGTCACCGAGGGGGGCATGGCGGCGTTGAGCACGTCGCTCGCTCCGCGGTGCCGCTCCATCGCGGCCAGGAGCGCGGCGTGCATGGCGATCAGGCCCGGCGGGTGGGTGCCGATGTGGTAGGGGTCCTGGGCCTGGATCCACGTCGGGTAGTCGGCGAGGAACTTCCAGGGATCGGCCGACGCCTGCTCGCGGGCGATCTCGTAGTAGCCCGTCGACCCGCGGAAATAATGGACGTAGGCCCATTTCGTCAGGTCGTACTCGTCGGCCGCGCTCATCGGGATCACGACCTGGAGCAGGACGGCCGAGCCGACGAGGCCTGCGACCCAGGACATCTCGCGGAAGCCCCGCCGCGAGGGGACGCCCAGGGCCCGGAACCCCAGCGCGGCGTAGCCGCCGTAGGCGGCGACGCCCGCCACGCCCAGGATGACGCCGAGCAGCGACGGCCTCGCTCCCACGAGCGGCCAGACCCATTCGCCGGCGACGCCCAGGGGGATGTCGCGCGAGTAGACGCCCACCACCAGGCCGGCGACGAGGAGGGCCGAGACCGCCAGCGCCAGATCGATCTTCCGATTCATGCCGACGATCTTAGCGGGCCGTCCGCCGCCTGGCGAGGGGCTTTCCCCCGCCGGGGTCGAAGCCCGGTTGCCCCGCGGTCGCCGTCGTGGTTTGATCGTCGTTCCAGCCTCGCGACGCGGCCGAGTCGCTCCCCCGCCCGCCGCCGCCCCGTCGTCGCGGGCGGTCCCGATTCGCCCGATCCGTCGCCCGGAGCCCCGCGCCATGCATCTGCCCCACGACCCCGCCCCGGCCCCCTCGCTCGCGGGCGACGCCCCCTGGTGGCGCGACCTGACCGGCTACCAGTGGTTCGTCTTCCTCGTCGCCACGCTGGGCTGGCTGTTCGACACGATGGACCAGCAGCTCTTCAACCTGGCCCGCGTGCCGGCCGTCTCCGAGCTGCTGGGCGCGACCCCCGGCGCGCCCGGGGGCGAGGTCTCGTTCTACGCCGGCGTGACGACCTGCATCTTCATGCTCGGCTGGGCCACGGGGGGCATCTTCTTCGGGATCCTGGGAGACAAGGTCGGCCGGGCGAAGACCATGATGTTGACCATCCTGACCTATTCCGCCTTCACCGGCCTGAGCGCGCTCTCGAAGGGGGTCTGGGACTTCGCCGCCTACCGGTTCCTGACCGGGCTGGGCGTGGGCGGACAGTTCGCCGTGGGCGTCTCGCTGGTGGCCGAGGTCATGTCCGACCGCGCCCGGCCCCACGCCCTGGGGTGGCTCCAGGCGCTCTCGGCGGTGGGGAACATGATGGCGGCGGTGATCGGCATCAGCCTGGGCAAGCTGCAGGCGGCCGGCTACGTCGCCAGCTCGTGGCGGGCGATGTTCCTGGTCGGACTGCTGCCTTCTCTGCTGGCGATCCCGGTCTTCCTGAAGCTCAAGGAACCCGAGCGCTGGAAGGCGGCCGTCCGGAAGGAAGACGACCCCGACCTCGGGACGGCTCCCACGCGGAAGCTGGGCTCGGTCGCCGAGCTGTTCACCGACCCGCGATGGCGGCGGAACACGATCGTCGGCATGATCCTGGCGTTCTCGGGCGTCGTCGGCCTGTGGGGGATCGGCGTCTTCAGCAACGACCTCAGCCAGCTCGTCCTCCGCAAGCACTATCGGGAGGCCAACCTCTCGCCCCAGGAGATCTCCGGGAAGCTCACCTTCTGGGCCGGCATGACGCTCTTGATGTTCAACGCGGGGGCCTTCTTCGGCATCCAGGGGTTCGCCAAAATCACGCAAAGGATCGGCCGGCGGCCGGCGTTCGCGATCTCGTTCGTGCTCGCCGGCCTGTCGACGGCCGCTTCGTTCTGGCTGCTGAACGAGTTCTGGCAGATCTTCGTATTCGTCCCTCTGATGGGCTTCTGCCAGCTCGCCCTCTTCGGCGGCTACGCGATCTACTTCCCCGAGCTGTTCCCGACCCGCCTGCGCAGCACCGGGATCTCGTTCTGCTACAACGTCGGCCGGTTCGTCGCCGCCTCGGGCCCGTTCGCCCTGGGCTACCTCACCAGCACCGTCTTCGCCGGCCGCCCCGAGCCCATGCGCTACGCCGGCGTCGCCATGTGCGGCGTCTTCATCTTCGGCCTGCTCGCCCTGCCGTTCGCCCCCGAGACCCAGGGCAAGCCGCTGCCGGAGTGAGGACGGAGCAGGGGGCCCGGGCGGCAAAAGGTCGCCGCCGGGCCTTGCATGCGTCGGCCGTCACTCGGGCTTGGTCGGCGTCTCGGACATCTTCGTATTGAACGATCCCTTGCGGCCGATGAAGAGGCGGTCGCCGGGGAAGATCTGGTAATTGGTCCGGGTCTCCCCGCGTACGATGATCCCCTTGAGATCCACCGAATAGGTCCTGGGCGGTTTGCCATTGCGCCCCGGTCGCACGAGGATGACGTCGCCGGAATCCCCAGACGAGACCAGGCCGCCGGCGTACTGGATGGCGTCGAGGACCGTCTCGTTGCCTGTGATAGGGAGCTTTCCCGGCGCGGCGACGTCGCCCAGGACGAAGTAGTTCTTGCTGTTGTAGGCCGTCACGTCGACGAACACGCGGTCGTTCTCCTGCGGCGGAGCCGGCCGCCAGTTGATCGGGTCGTCCAGGTCGAAAGCCGGCCGGACCCCAACAAAAGGTTCCTCGAGATTCGCGGGCCTGGGCTTCGTCTCCACCTCGATGCGGATCGTGACCTCGCCCTGCGTCGTGACGCTGATCGCCTTCGCGGGCTCCTCGGCTGGAGCGGGCGTGGCTTCGGCCGGCTGTTCTCCGGGCTCCTGGAACGGGCCGGGGAGCGCCACCCGGGCGAAATAGTTCTTCTGGGCCGAGCCCCCTTGCCGCCATCGTCGCGTCAGGGAGTCCGTCCGGCTGGACTCATAGGTTCGAAGCCAGTCCCGCCATTCGACGGAGCCCTGCACCCTGGCCACCTTCCATTTCGCTTCGCTCAGAAGGGCCGCCTGAGGCGGTCCGCACTGGGGCGGGGACGGCCGGGTCGGCTCGGGCCGATGTAGTTCGAGCGGGTTGGACGCCTCCTCCCGAAGCCCGAGGACATCGTCCGAGAGGTAGCTTCTCAGATGCTTGATGATCTTGACCTTCGCCTGCTCGATCGTGAGCCCCCGGACGTGGACCTCTCCGTAGAAGCCCAGGGTGATGGATCCGTCGGGCCGCACCAGCCGCTCGCCGGAGATCGGGCGGGCCGGCAACGCCTCCAGGACCTCGATCAGGATCAGGTCGGGGGGCTCGATCCGGTAGGGGGGCTGGTCGATCATCGCCCCCTCG
Protein-coding regions in this window:
- a CDS encoding response regulator is translated as MAKTKHCLLIIDDEPNVCDSVHDLLRREYRVLKAHSGEEGYKVMQEEEVHIVMSDQRMPQITGVELLTRLKSRYPQAVRMLFTGFADLESVIAAINQGHVFQFIRKPWQPEELLEAVRQAACEYDRLEQAASERELLLNEIDGLKGRVSCLESLVLHLKDKAVSEPDPLGA
- a CDS encoding hybrid sensor histidine kinase/response regulator, with amino-acid sequence MKRRHTLLIVDDEVDVLESLRHQFHRAYRVLTAPNASSALQILGENEVHLILSDQRMPGMSGDALLAETSRLQPDAIRMLFTGYADIQAVINAVNEGHIFRYILKPWDAVELEGVIREAAQKYDLLAERKALIAELQEANGQLLKANDELSRVDRLKTAFIEVASHEFNTPITLVLGLTELLRFSSAGRPAEEAEILRQITSSGRQLSRLVTNMLTLLRAEDFRRTLERRPVELATVIHGVVDQVRPFLHARGIQPTLEVAADLGAFEIDADKVGAALVNLMTNAIKFTPDRGAIALRARMDGPDEAVIEVEDHGVGIEPEAFRHLFEPFFTQLDPSCHSSGDFGFQKRGLGLGLSIAKQFVEMHGGGVAAERLDGGGTRMTVRLPRRGEAAAPPTEAGPAEVERETATPT
- a CDS encoding response regulator transcription factor, with protein sequence MPTALIVEDEPEANKLLGMLIKLRGYRSASAFNGREAQEQLGRHQPDVLFLDLMLPDLSGYDVCRAVKAAKATCLIPLIIVSARIAQRNRIDSYLAGADEFVAKPYTPDQIFEALKYAEALREQADRERIEGTARLADPDDEASVREVARLRSLILGRTPLDQEEAGRVNALIAQAEDRIVAWSDAHPGGAPGTLHYELSADRLVLTFREPIAWFEELQRTPDDPLFAGLERFQEVSLDRREGRLTLIKQWA
- a CDS encoding FliM/FliN family flagellar motor switch protein is translated as MSADAAEPSDVWDGLPRLSVRSLALERRVEAWREGDPIRSAFAWLGAAGLPGVAFDRPEVEPRASALTRPGLVAQLRWPRLRTRLAFGVEVPIVHAVVDGLLGFERPFADARLQTTPVEWGVWTYLVVRSLEAIQAAGASPFRLGGRAEDDAFDASIDRVGPSPFDVEGLGDLVTIRWAVRVGQVAGAVRLWLPATLAEYWVVPETSARSRRPFPPGAVETSSDWRAVAGSSAMPLGLGRLRAGAVLPLAGSRLAGRPDEPSGALDLVCRGGDGSEYRIAVEYAPGSAGRRVRVAGPLLHPTHPGDARMSPESNRPASPVVDPLDAPVTLTVELGRVSLPLSKLADLKPGEVIELNRHSREPVEITSNGRLVARGDLILIDTEMGVRVTSVFL
- a CDS encoding MFS transporter — protein: MHLPHDPAPAPSLAGDAPWWRDLTGYQWFVFLVATLGWLFDTMDQQLFNLARVPAVSELLGATPGAPGGEVSFYAGVTTCIFMLGWATGGIFFGILGDKVGRAKTMMLTILTYSAFTGLSALSKGVWDFAAYRFLTGLGVGGQFAVGVSLVAEVMSDRARPHALGWLQALSAVGNMMAAVIGISLGKLQAAGYVASSWRAMFLVGLLPSLLAIPVFLKLKEPERWKAAVRKEDDPDLGTAPTRKLGSVAELFTDPRWRRNTIVGMILAFSGVVGLWGIGVFSNDLSQLVLRKHYREANLSPQEISGKLTFWAGMTLLMFNAGAFFGIQGFAKITQRIGRRPAFAISFVLAGLSTAASFWLLNEFWQIFVFVPLMGFCQLALFGGYAIYFPELFPTRLRSTGISFCYNVGRFVAASGPFALGYLTSTVFAGRPEPMRYAGVAMCGVFIFGLLALPFAPETQGKPLPE
- a CDS encoding polysaccharide biosynthesis/export family protein, translated to MTRSPAPPWLLAAVAAGAGLALPLVPVSGQEAKPEPAQAPPAEKESIEKQITKVIEAYDLTPKPEPDIPDPPPHEGAMIDQPPYRIEPPDLILIEVLEALPARPISGERLVRPDGSITLGFYGEVHVRGLTIEQAKVKIIKHLRSYLSDDVLGLREEASNPLELHRPEPTRPSPPQCGPPQAALLSEAKWKVARVQGSVEWRDWLRTYESSRTDSLTRRWRQGGSAQKNYFARVALPGPFQEPGEQPAEATPAPAEEPAKAISVTTQGEVTIRIEVETKPRPANLEEPFVGVRPAFDLDDPINWRPAPPQENDRVFVDVTAYNSKNYFVLGDVAAPGKLPITGNETVLDAIQYAGGLVSSGDSGDVILVRPGRNGKPPRTYSVDLKGIIVRGETRTNYQIFPGDRLFIGRKGSFNTKMSETPTKPE